In one window of Deltaproteobacteria bacterium DNA:
- a CDS encoding carbonic anhydrase, with protein MQRLLGGALKFGNHVFRGKRHLFESLQKGQKPTALFITCADSRICPTLITQTDPGELFVIRNAGNIVPPAGSAGGEAATIEYAINALGIRDIIVCGHSHCGAMAGALDHPDGIEGLPFLSQWLRHVAAARGVVLAEYAGAPREQQLEILTEANVLLQIEHLSTHPVVARALARDELDIHGWIYRFETGHISSFELATGKFREISELLNELPADAESVPGLAADFRSSPMIRAIRGD; from the coding sequence ATGCAACGACTTTTAGGTGGCGCCCTTAAATTCGGCAACCACGTATTCCGTGGTAAACGTCATTTATTCGAATCCCTGCAGAAAGGTCAAAAACCGACCGCCCTCTTTATCACTTGTGCTGACTCACGGATCTGTCCGACGCTGATCACACAGACAGACCCAGGTGAGCTTTTCGTGATCCGCAATGCTGGCAACATCGTCCCGCCTGCTGGATCGGCCGGTGGAGAGGCAGCTACCATCGAATATGCGATCAACGCCTTGGGTATTCGCGACATTATAGTCTGTGGTCATTCCCACTGCGGTGCCATGGCGGGTGCTCTCGATCACCCGGATGGCATTGAAGGCTTGCCATTCTTGAGTCAGTGGTTGCGTCATGTCGCAGCTGCTAGAGGCGTCGTGCTCGCAGAGTACGCGGGTGCCCCTCGTGAGCAGCAGCTCGAGATCCTGACGGAAGCCAACGTGCTCCTGCAGATCGAGCATCTAAGTACCCATCCTGTGGTGGCGCGCGCCTTAGCGCGTGACGAGCTTGATATTCACGGATGGATTTACCGCTTTGAGACGGGACATATCTCAAGTTTTGAGCTAGCTACCGGCAAGTTTCGGGAGATTAGTGAGCTGCTCAATGAACTGCCCGCCGATGCCGAATCGGTGCCTGGACTTGCTGCGGACTTTCGCAGTAGCCCGATGATTCGAGCCATTCG